The Mesorhizobium sp. M1D.F.Ca.ET.043.01.1.1 genome contains a region encoding:
- a CDS encoding lasso peptide isopeptide bond-forming cyclase: MSGVAGILQRQDGRPAAAADIQQMLSRIRHRARDGSSWWTDKSAALGHAWLDTTGEDAPGPLTMAGGKLAITADCRLDNRDELLARLGVRERTVADAMLLMRAYLRWGEACPTYLQGDFAFAIWDAERRALFCARDHFGIKPFYYHSSSGRFAFASEIGPILALDGVGTRLSEHQISGFLAGLPDDPQSTHYTEIFRLPARHTLTVTDSQVTLRRYWQIEPSPRPLRADAADEFKHLFSQSVRNRMRGTPAIGAMLSGGLDSSSIAGVAGLGAAAEGRPRLKTFSLVFEKGSPMDEKPFIDAVLARHRLDGTMISVGDYAPFAEFECILEEQQGTFLAPGLSLTRSIYQTAGAKGVKVLLDGHGGDEVVSHGHGLLHELANAGRWLALWRELHGASGTYGEDMLAMYFRFLTLYGPAWRIARWRGRMNRLLSGLRLRPAAQARGPAWGGLVNSELARRTDLVDRFHRAGYMPANVSASETLSHRWVLSTGLVPHAFEVLDKAAANFGVEPRYPFWDKPLVEFCLALPGEKKLHNGFGRHVLRRAMEGVLPPMVQWRRDKIDFTANLVKGMLRNHRDLLDTVLVSDGERIAPYVNLPQVNAAYARLLEKPDEAAPLDVQYVWRSISLSLWLRQTQLAGNPA; this comes from the coding sequence ATGAGCGGCGTCGCCGGAATTCTGCAGAGGCAAGACGGCAGGCCCGCCGCAGCAGCCGATATCCAGCAGATGCTTTCGCGCATCCGCCACCGGGCCCGCGACGGCAGCTCATGGTGGACGGACAAAAGCGCAGCGCTTGGCCATGCCTGGCTCGACACGACGGGCGAGGACGCTCCCGGCCCGCTGACAATGGCCGGCGGCAAGCTCGCCATCACGGCCGACTGCCGACTGGACAACCGTGACGAGCTTCTGGCGCGGCTCGGGGTACGCGAACGGACGGTCGCCGACGCGATGCTTTTGATGCGAGCCTATCTCAGATGGGGCGAGGCCTGCCCGACCTACCTGCAAGGCGATTTCGCCTTCGCGATCTGGGATGCGGAACGCCGGGCGCTGTTTTGCGCGCGCGACCATTTCGGCATCAAGCCATTCTATTATCACTCGAGCTCCGGGCGCTTCGCGTTTGCCTCGGAAATCGGCCCTATCCTTGCCCTGGACGGTGTCGGCACACGCCTCAGCGAGCATCAGATTTCCGGCTTCCTCGCCGGATTGCCCGACGATCCGCAGTCGACCCACTATACCGAAATCTTCCGCCTGCCGGCCCGCCACACCCTGACGGTGACGGACAGCCAGGTGACGCTTCGCCGCTACTGGCAGATCGAGCCTTCGCCAAGGCCGCTACGCGCCGATGCGGCGGACGAATTCAAACATCTCTTCTCCCAGTCCGTGCGGAACCGGATGCGCGGCACTCCCGCCATCGGCGCGATGCTGAGCGGCGGCCTCGATTCATCCTCGATCGCCGGCGTTGCGGGCCTCGGAGCAGCCGCCGAGGGCAGACCGAGGCTCAAGACCTTCTCGCTGGTCTTCGAAAAAGGCTCGCCGATGGACGAGAAACCGTTCATCGACGCGGTGCTCGCCCGGCATCGCCTCGACGGCACGATGATTTCCGTGGGCGACTACGCGCCCTTCGCCGAGTTCGAATGCATCCTAGAGGAGCAGCAGGGCACGTTCCTGGCGCCGGGCCTGTCGCTGACGCGCAGCATCTACCAGACCGCGGGCGCCAAGGGGGTGAAGGTGCTTCTCGACGGCCACGGCGGCGACGAGGTGGTCTCGCATGGGCACGGGCTGCTGCATGAGCTTGCCAATGCCGGTCGCTGGCTCGCGCTATGGCGCGAGCTTCACGGCGCTTCCGGAACCTATGGCGAAGACATGCTCGCCATGTATTTCCGGTTCCTGACACTCTACGGACCGGCGTGGCGGATCGCCAGATGGAGAGGTCGGATGAACCGGTTGCTGTCCGGGCTGCGGCTGAGGCCCGCCGCGCAGGCGCGCGGTCCGGCCTGGGGCGGCCTGGTCAACAGCGAGCTCGCCAGGCGAACCGACCTCGTCGATCGCTTCCACCGGGCCGGCTATATGCCGGCGAATGTCAGCGCCAGCGAAACGCTCAGCCATCGCTGGGTGCTCTCGACCGGACTGGTGCCGCACGCCTTCGAGGTGCTCGACAAGGCCGCCGCCAATTTCGGCGTCGAGCCGCGCTATCCGTTCTGGGACAAGCCGCTGGTCGAGTTCTGCCTGGCGCTGCCCGGCGAGAAGAAGCTCCACAACGGCTTCGGCCGCCATGTGCTGCGCCGGGCGATGGAAGGCGTGCTGCCGCCTATGGTGCAATGGCGGCGGGACAAGATCGATTTCACCGCCAATCTGGTCAAAGGCATGCTCCGCAACCATCGCGACCTGCTGGACACAGTGCTGGTGTCGGACGGCGAACGCATCGCGCCCTATGTCAACCTCCCGCAGGTCAACGCCGCCTACGCGCGGCTGCTCGAGAAGCCCGACGAGGCCGCGCCGCTCGATGTGCAATATGTCTGGCGCTCGATCTCGCTATCGCTCTGGCTGCGGCAGACCCAGCTCGCGGGGAACCCGGCATGA
- a CDS encoding serine kinase encodes MNVSIAPSATRPVPEAGPEDRNGRVRRFYRAYGLTISSEVALPELQPAVPTAPDIVIAVAPVDFTRPATEGGTAFRFEPTRQHLSWQAVGTFLISDASRIDVDPAPGIDDPLLAFPLLGPVLALTLHQRRLLVLHASAVAVGGQSVIFMGDKGAGKSTTAGAMIRAGHLLLTDDVVALDLSDPSRPMILPGFPQLKLAADAADAIRIGQAEVRPQVHPQIEKAQHRLQAEFSGEAVPAARIFVLERGERAAITPLPGAGALPAIIKFSYVTRFGRQALVGDFASTHLGQCAQLAARVGASRLAVPAGLERIDEAVALIERDLAAGAQAR; translated from the coding sequence ATGAATGTTTCAATCGCTCCGTCCGCCACCAGGCCGGTACCCGAGGCCGGGCCCGAAGATCGAAACGGACGCGTTCGCCGCTTCTACCGGGCCTATGGTCTGACGATCAGCTCGGAGGTGGCGCTGCCGGAGCTGCAGCCGGCCGTGCCGACGGCGCCCGATATCGTGATCGCGGTCGCTCCGGTCGACTTTACCAGGCCTGCAACGGAAGGCGGAACCGCCTTTCGTTTCGAGCCGACACGCCAACATCTGTCCTGGCAAGCCGTCGGCACCTTCCTGATCAGCGATGCTTCCAGGATCGACGTCGATCCGGCGCCGGGCATCGACGATCCGCTGCTCGCCTTCCCGCTCCTGGGTCCGGTGCTGGCGCTCACCCTGCATCAGCGCCGTCTGCTCGTCCTGCACGCCAGCGCCGTCGCCGTGGGCGGCCAAAGCGTGATCTTCATGGGTGACAAGGGCGCCGGCAAGTCGACCACGGCGGGCGCGATGATCCGCGCCGGTCATCTCCTCCTTACCGACGATGTCGTGGCGCTGGACCTGTCCGATCCTTCACGGCCGATGATCCTGCCGGGTTTTCCGCAGCTCAAGCTTGCAGCGGATGCCGCCGACGCCATCCGGATCGGACAAGCGGAGGTGCGGCCGCAGGTGCATCCGCAGATCGAGAAGGCGCAACATCGCCTGCAAGCCGAATTTTCCGGCGAAGCCGTGCCGGCAGCCCGGATCTTTGTGCTGGAGCGCGGCGAGCGTGCGGCGATCACGCCGCTGCCGGGCGCCGGCGCCCTCCCGGCGATAATCAAGTTCTCCTACGTCACCCGGTTCGGCCGGCAGGCTCTGGTCGGCGATTTCGCGTCCACGCATCTCGGCCAATGCGCGCAGCTCGCCGCCCGGGTCGGCGCCAGCCGGCTCGCAGTGCCGGCAGGTCTGGAGCGGATCGATGAGGCCGTCGCCCTGATCGAGCGCGATCTGGCCGCCGGCGCGCAAGCAAGGTGA
- a CDS encoding ABC transporter ATP-binding protein, with product MAWSAKLRLPLWRDVAGFGGVMAHIGGQRTLTALVFLILGSLTEGLSILLLIPLLHLIGNADQDFAVRVPGALRWLVPGGTLSLATVLCLLVALVALQAMFNRFKSLYMARLLYDFVNRVRMNLFESIGKARWSVFTRMRSSDLDHALTGDIDRVQAAAFSLLMLAQTALLLAGYLVVSLFISPVMTSFAILIGVILFVALQPFRARATAYGRVLTASRQEQYRTVSEFLGGIKVAKSLNVEASYFAQLRATLEKMKADNVAYVRNSTIGTALFQVASVIGLSLFIYVALVRFHLSLAEIVVLLLVFMRVAPRFMDVQVQAQQVLINLPAYTAMQALQARFDAERETEPGDAAQNARLSLDSGVNIRDVSLAYGDGNPVVSGITFGLPAGKVTALIGPSGSGKSTIADMLLGLLEPTEGRVLADGVEITAGNRRAWRDQVAYVPQDVFLLHDTIAANLRLAAPQAGDEALWAALRKAHVADFVERLDRRLETVVGDRGARLSGGERQRIALARALLRKPSLLILDEATSALDWQNQSLIAQSIEELRGQMTILTIAHRPSMIAFADWVVAIENGRIVEVGQYQRLKAKSGSRLARMLSGEGADPGIAQPADNAPVPGPPGRSADAAAPGG from the coding sequence ATGGCCTGGTCCGCAAAACTCCGCCTGCCGCTTTGGCGCGATGTCGCCGGTTTCGGCGGCGTGATGGCGCATATCGGCGGGCAGCGCACGCTGACAGCGCTGGTTTTCCTGATCCTCGGAAGTCTGACCGAAGGCCTCTCAATCCTGCTTTTGATCCCGCTCCTGCATCTGATCGGCAATGCCGACCAGGATTTCGCCGTGCGGGTTCCGGGCGCCCTGCGCTGGCTGGTGCCCGGCGGTACGCTGTCGCTGGCGACGGTGCTCTGCCTGCTCGTCGCCCTGGTGGCGCTGCAGGCGATGTTCAACCGCTTCAAGTCGCTCTACATGGCGCGGCTGCTCTACGACTTCGTCAACCGCGTGCGCATGAACCTGTTCGAGAGCATCGGCAAGGCGCGCTGGAGCGTCTTCACCCGCATGCGCAGCTCCGATCTCGACCACGCGCTGACCGGCGACATCGACAGGGTACAGGCGGCGGCCTTCTCGCTGCTGATGCTCGCCCAGACGGCGCTGCTGCTTGCCGGCTACCTCGTGGTGTCGCTGTTCATCTCGCCGGTGATGACATCCTTCGCCATCCTCATCGGCGTGATCCTGTTCGTTGCGCTGCAGCCCTTCCGTGCGCGCGCCACCGCCTATGGCCGCGTGCTGACCGCCAGCCGCCAGGAGCAGTACCGCACGGTTTCGGAGTTCCTTGGCGGCATCAAGGTGGCCAAGAGCCTGAACGTGGAGGCCAGCTATTTCGCGCAGCTCCGCGCGACGCTCGAAAAGATGAAGGCGGACAACGTTGCCTATGTCCGCAACAGCACCATCGGCACCGCGCTGTTCCAGGTGGCGAGCGTCATCGGCCTCAGCCTGTTCATCTACGTCGCGCTGGTGCGCTTCCATCTGTCGCTTGCGGAAATCGTCGTGCTGCTTTTGGTCTTCATGCGGGTCGCGCCGCGTTTCATGGACGTGCAGGTGCAGGCGCAGCAGGTGCTGATCAACCTGCCGGCCTACACCGCCATGCAGGCCCTGCAGGCGCGCTTCGACGCCGAGCGCGAGACGGAGCCGGGGGATGCGGCGCAGAACGCAAGGCTGTCGCTCGACAGCGGCGTCAACATCCGCGATGTCTCGCTCGCCTATGGCGACGGCAACCCGGTGGTGAGCGGCATCACCTTCGGCCTTCCTGCCGGCAAGGTGACTGCGCTGATCGGCCCGTCCGGCTCGGGCAAGAGCACGATCGCCGACATGCTGCTTGGGCTGCTCGAGCCGACAGAGGGCAGGGTCCTGGCAGACGGCGTCGAGATCACCGCCGGGAACCGCAGGGCCTGGCGCGACCAGGTGGCCTACGTGCCGCAGGATGTGTTCCTGCTGCATGACACGATCGCCGCCAATCTGCGCCTTGCCGCGCCGCAGGCCGGTGACGAGGCGCTTTGGGCGGCGCTTCGCAAAGCCCATGTGGCCGACTTCGTCGAGCGGCTCGACCGGCGGCTGGAAACGGTGGTGGGCGACCGCGGCGCCCGGCTCTCGGGCGGCGAACGCCAGCGAATCGCACTGGCACGGGCGCTGTTGCGCAAGCCCTCGCTGCTCATCCTCGACGAGGCGACGAGCGCGCTCGACTGGCAGAATCAGTCTCTGATCGCCCAATCGATCGAGGAACTGCGCGGCCAGATGACCATTCTCACCATCGCGCACCGGCCATCGATGATCGCTTTCGCCGACTGGGTCGTGGCCATCGAGAACGGGCGTATCGTCGAGGTCGGGCAATATCAGCGGCTGAAGGCAAAGTCGGGCAGCCGTCTGGCCAGGATGCTCTCCGGCGAAGGGGCCGATCCGGGAATCGCGCAACCGGCGGACAACGCGCCGGTTCCGGGCCCGCCTGGAAGATCAGCGGACGCTGCCGCGCCTGGCGGTTAG
- a CDS encoding exopolysaccharide production repressor exox, which produces MSLPKFIVGMIFALAIVVGWSYFEGASLGAIVVRAVLCAVIIQLGYFLLVFAMIARSRPLPADRAREADRGVKVAEGEKLTARRGSVR; this is translated from the coding sequence ATGTCTTTGCCAAAATTCATCGTCGGGATGATATTCGCGCTCGCGATCGTCGTCGGCTGGTCTTACTTCGAGGGCGCGTCGCTTGGCGCCATCGTCGTGCGTGCCGTGCTTTGCGCCGTCATCATTCAGCTGGGTTATTTCCTTCTGGTCTTCGCCATGATTGCCAGGAGCCGGCCGCTGCCCGCCGACAGGGCCCGAGAAGCCGACCGCGGGGTCAAGGTGGCCGAGGGCGAAAAGCTAACCGCCAGGCGCGGCAGCGTCCGCTGA
- a CDS encoding sugar transferase — protein sequence MRDVAKSANAGFSHAGIDFPPPIGGLLKRSFDIVGSLAGLILLSPLFLMVALLVKLSDRGPIFYGHKRIGRGGRIFACLKFRTMVQDGEKVLAAHLASNPDAAAEWAATRKLKSDPRVTRVGQVLRKLSLDELPQIINILQGDMSLVGPRPVVRDELEIYGSAAVYYLKSRPGLTGLWQVSGRNDVSYDTRVAFDRHYVENWSMVEDIRIIVKTVPAVWMSRGSY from the coding sequence ATGAGGGACGTCGCCAAGTCGGCCAACGCGGGTTTTTCGCACGCCGGCATTGATTTTCCACCCCCCATCGGCGGTCTGCTCAAACGCAGTTTCGATATCGTCGGTTCTCTGGCGGGTCTGATTCTGCTCAGCCCGCTCTTCCTGATGGTCGCCCTGCTGGTCAAGCTTTCCGATCGCGGGCCGATCTTCTACGGCCATAAGCGAATCGGTCGCGGCGGCAGGATCTTCGCCTGCCTCAAATTCCGCACCATGGTTCAGGATGGCGAGAAGGTGCTCGCCGCGCATCTGGCCTCCAATCCGGACGCTGCCGCCGAATGGGCCGCGACGCGCAAGCTGAAGAGCGACCCGCGCGTGACGCGCGTCGGCCAGGTGTTACGGAAGCTCAGCCTCGACGAGCTGCCGCAGATCATCAACATCCTGCAGGGCGACATGAGCCTGGTCGGGCCGCGCCCGGTCGTGCGCGACGAGCTCGAAATCTACGGCAGCGCCGCCGTCTACTATCTGAAGTCGCGCCCCGGTCTCACCGGGCTGTGGCAGGTAAGCGGACGCAACGACGTTTCCTACGACACGCGCGTCGCTTTCGATCGCCATTATGTCGAGAACTGGTCGATGGTCGAGGACATTCGCATCATCGTGAAGACCGTGCCTGCCGTGTGGATGTCGCGCGGCAGCTATTGA